The Methanoplanus sp. FWC-SCC4 genome has a window encoding:
- a CDS encoding HdeD family acid-resistance protein, translating into MMTEENKEQGIIDIQKNFTPDWWTFVLLGLFAVLIGAVAYAFTPYFVAFSGYLIGIAVIIYSIINIIQGITSREGAGASAALIILGILGIIIGFFIVTSLLSTWLLVTYLIAIWAFMNGFSNLVMAFSGKAGTGYKILLIFAGIISVLLGIYVMMYPLVGTIIIIQVFSIFSMVWGIFLVATGISLRGKTSEEIAERMNLIPEEIVAEEESTKESAPKAEANEESSEPDTKETEEKDTKEN; encoded by the coding sequence ATGATGACTGAAGAAAATAAAGAACAGGGAATTATTGATATTCAAAAAAATTTTACTCCTGACTGGTGGACTTTCGTCCTTCTGGGACTATTTGCAGTCCTTATTGGTGCTGTTGCATATGCATTTACGCCGTATTTTGTAGCATTTTCCGGATATCTCATTGGAATTGCGGTAATAATTTACAGTATCATTAACATTATCCAGGGAATTACCAGCAGGGAAGGGGCAGGTGCATCGGCAGCTCTTATAATTCTTGGAATTTTGGGAATAATAATAGGATTTTTCATTGTTACAAGCCTTCTTTCCACATGGCTTCTTGTTACGTACCTGATAGCCATATGGGCATTTATGAACGGATTTTCAAATCTTGTAATGGCATTTTCCGGAAAGGCAGGTACAGGATATAAGATTCTGCTGATTTTTGCCGGAATTATCTCAGTACTTCTTGGAATTTATGTTATGATGTACCCCCTCGTCGGTACAATTATTATAATTCAGGTTTTCTCCATTTTCAGTATGGTATGGGGAATATTCCTTGTTGCAACCGGTATTTCTCTAAGAGGGAAAACCTCAGAAGAGATTGCTGAGAGAATGAATCTGATACCTGAAGAGATAGTGGCAGAAGAGGAATCCACAAAAGAGAGTGCGCCCAAAGCAGAGGCAAATGAAGAATCTTCAGAGCCCGATACAAAAGAAACCGAAGAAAAAGATACAAAAGAGAACTAA
- a CDS encoding 3-dehydroquinate synthase II, with protein sequence MRKKLLKRRLIPEVNAMAKEFWIDLRDWDKDAATTAIEQGADAIMAEDASLVRQLGRIKTIAPDGDLKPGEDIFEVEIRDQESEAEAVSKSKQGFVIVSTTDWTVIPLENLVAQSDRIIAAVNNQEEAEMALGVLEKGVAGILLKNNNPAVIMSVAKVVLEKTALVDLEAFTVKSVSPVGMGDRVCVDTCTIMKDGEGMLVGNTSSSFLLVHAETLENPYVAPRPFRVNAGAVHAYAMMENGKTSYLAEIKAGDRVLVADKDGKTYGATVGRVKIEKRPLLLVEAENEGKVISLVLQNAETIRLVGEDKKPVSVVDLKPGDRILGHPESGGRHFGHAVSESILEK encoded by the coding sequence ATGAGGAAAAAACTCCTGAAGAGGCGCTTAATTCCTGAGGTAAATGCAATGGCAAAGGAATTCTGGATTGACCTAAGGGACTGGGACAAGGATGCCGCAACTACTGCAATTGAGCAGGGTGCTGATGCAATAATGGCAGAAGACGCATCCCTTGTACGTCAGCTCGGGAGGATTAAGACAATAGCGCCAGACGGTGACTTAAAGCCCGGTGAGGATATCTTTGAAGTTGAGATAAGGGATCAGGAGAGCGAAGCCGAAGCGGTATCAAAATCAAAACAGGGCTTTGTAATTGTTTCAACAACAGACTGGACTGTGATCCCTCTTGAAAACCTTGTGGCACAGTCTGACCGTATCATTGCCGCCGTAAATAATCAGGAAGAGGCTGAAATGGCTCTTGGTGTCCTTGAAAAAGGAGTGGCTGGGATACTTCTGAAAAATAATAATCCGGCCGTAATAATGTCTGTTGCAAAAGTTGTTCTGGAGAAAACAGCTCTGGTTGATCTGGAGGCTTTCACTGTAAAATCCGTTTCTCCTGTCGGCATGGGGGACCGTGTATGTGTTGATACATGTACAATAATGAAGGACGGTGAGGGAATGCTTGTCGGGAATACATCCTCCTCATTTCTTCTCGTTCATGCAGAAACGCTTGAAAACCCCTATGTGGCACCCCGTCCTTTCCGGGTCAATGCAGGTGCCGTTCATGCCTACGCCATGATGGAGAACGGAAAAACATCTTATCTGGCCGAGATAAAAGCCGGAGACCGCGTCCTTGTTGCAGACAAAGACGGGAAGACTTACGGTGCAACGGTCGGCCGGGTAAAAATTGAAAAGCGTCCCCTCCTCCTTGTTGAAGCTGAAAATGAAGGGAAGGTCATTTCACTGGTTCTCCAGAATGCCGAGACCATCCGTCTTGTCGGAGAGGACAAAAAACCGGTATCGGTCGTTGATTTAAAACCCGGAGACAGAATCCTCGGTCATCCGGAATCGGGCGGAAGGCATTTCGGGCATGCCGTATCCGAGAGCATACTGGAAAAGTAG
- the aroA gene encoding 3-phosphoshikimate 1-carboxyvinyltransferase, whose amino-acid sequence MDVKLYKKTGVDLSFTAPPSKSYSHRALICAALADGPSEILSPLFSDDISITCRGLSALGVELSRSDGSILVEGTGGVFPDMGEVTIDCGNSGTSLRFLTTLSLLSPSDVLLTGSRRMMERPIGGLADAIMQSGGVIRYFGEEGCPPLRISGEFIGGKVVVDASKSSQFISSLMLCGPYSDIPLEIMPKGSVASRSYIDITADVMKSFGADVVLNTDGCWEIKQGTYSSGKYHVEGDYSSASYLFATAAVCGGSVTVNNLNPASVQGDFRFLEALLCMGCSISYGESSVRVVSEGILKGIEIDMSSCPDVVQTLAAVCVFAKTRSIISGISHLKYKESDRIDAVRRMVEGCGAGFEEAGDDTIIITPGDLHGFELHPEDDHRTAMSGAVIGLGTGDVTIKDAECVSKSYPGFWDDLMEAGLLEEWF is encoded by the coding sequence ATGGATGTAAAACTTTACAAAAAAACCGGGGTGGATCTCAGTTTTACCGCACCGCCCTCGAAGAGCTACTCGCACAGGGCACTAATTTGTGCTGCTCTTGCAGACGGGCCGTCTGAAATTTTATCACCGCTTTTTTCGGATGACATAAGCATAACATGCAGAGGTCTGTCCGCCCTTGGTGTTGAGCTCTCGCGTTCGGATGGTAGTATTCTGGTTGAGGGAACAGGCGGGGTCTTCCCGGACATGGGGGAGGTTACAATCGACTGTGGAAATTCCGGGACTTCTCTTCGGTTTCTGACAACCCTCTCCCTTCTATCACCTTCAGATGTCCTTCTCACAGGAAGCAGGAGGATGATGGAAAGACCAATAGGCGGTCTTGCGGATGCCATTATGCAGAGCGGCGGAGTCATCAGATACTTTGGAGAAGAGGGATGTCCGCCTCTTAGAATATCGGGAGAATTTATCGGTGGAAAGGTCGTTGTGGATGCGTCCAAAAGCAGCCAGTTCATATCGTCGTTAATGCTCTGCGGGCCGTACTCCGATATTCCTCTCGAGATTATGCCGAAAGGGAGTGTTGCATCACGGTCATACATTGACATAACGGCAGATGTGATGAAGAGCTTTGGAGCAGATGTGGTTTTGAACACCGACGGGTGCTGGGAGATTAAACAGGGGACTTACAGTTCCGGAAAATATCATGTTGAAGGGGACTATTCATCCGCATCGTATCTGTTTGCAACAGCAGCAGTCTGCGGCGGGAGTGTGACTGTCAATAACCTTAATCCTGCTTCCGTTCAGGGAGATTTCAGGTTTCTTGAAGCACTCCTTTGTATGGGATGCAGTATTTCATATGGTGAATCCTCGGTCAGGGTAGTCTCGGAAGGCATTTTAAAAGGGATTGAGATTGACATGTCATCATGCCCGGATGTTGTGCAGACTCTCGCGGCAGTGTGCGTTTTTGCAAAGACCAGGAGCATAATATCGGGTATTTCACATCTGAAGTACAAGGAAAGCGACCGGATTGATGCGGTCAGACGTATGGTCGAAGGCTGCGGTGCAGGATTTGAAGAGGCGGGAGATGACACAATCATCATTACCCCGGGAGATCTGCACGGATTTGAACTGCATCCCGAGGACGATCACAGGACTGCAATGTCGGGTGCAGTGATCGGTCTTGGAACCGGTGATGTTACAATTAAGGACGCAGAGTGCGTTTCAAAGTCTTACCCGGGATTCTGGGATGATTTAATGGAGGCGGGATTATTAGAAGAGTGGTTTTAA
- a CDS encoding carbonic anhydrase, whose product MVEKLLEGNEYFLKEDFEKNRDHYGNLAEGQSPYALVIGCSDSRVNIERIFGAEMGEIFVHRNIGNIVAEDDPNLGTVLEYAIGHLGVGYVIVCGHSECGAMKALMGEGHGDYIPGWLEHAKEAKQYVDSLNLPEDTEEDKKGKLTELEKANIKLQVRNLRSYAFVKDAEEKGDIVIKGLYYYLENGNVEEIE is encoded by the coding sequence ATGGTAGAGAAACTACTGGAAGGAAACGAATATTTTTTAAAAGAAGATTTTGAAAAGAACAGAGATCATTATGGCAACCTTGCAGAGGGACAGAGTCCTTATGCACTTGTGATCGGTTGTTCGGATTCACGTGTAAATATCGAAAGGATATTTGGTGCAGAGATGGGTGAAATATTTGTCCACAGAAATATTGGGAACATAGTTGCAGAAGATGATCCCAATCTGGGGACAGTCCTTGAATATGCAATCGGTCACCTTGGTGTAGGATATGTAATAGTATGTGGTCATTCCGAATGTGGTGCAATGAAGGCATTAATGGGAGAAGGTCATGGAGATTATATTCCCGGATGGCTTGAACATGCAAAGGAAGCAAAACAATATGTTGACAGCCTGAATCTCCCCGAGGATACCGAGGAAGATAAAAAAGGAAAGTTGACAGAACTTGAAAAAGCAAATATCAAACTTCAGGTTAGAAACCTTCGTTCATATGCCTTTGTAAAAGATGCCGAGGAGAAGGGCGATATTGTAATTAAAGGTCTTTATTATTATCTTGAAAACGGAAACGTGGAAGAGATTGAATAA
- a CDS encoding uracil-xanthine permease family protein, with protein sequence MDFIYGPEEKPPLGYSLSSGMQWAAVLISYVIILGVVVSTLHYSTPSEEVYYIQKLLLVTAFAVVLQVIAGHRLPVIFGPATVLLIGILSSQAFSTDAIYSSILIGGILGVIAGSTGLLIHISRLFTERVVTVVLLLVVFTMIPTITDLLTGVNSGTGAGPLESFIFSLILIMSIFAANRFLKGFFQTTLLLWVIVFGTIIYALIFPFEFTLVSGLPDTGILTGFTKAIVIEPGVLISFIICYFALLINDIGSIKGIGEVLGDTNMEGRFRRGVVATGVVNIISGISGVIGGVNYSTSAGIILDSKCASKWTLIPAAGFLVVAGLVPQITSLMAQIPTPVIGCLLIYVMAAMFSASMHVFFKSENKPVFDFDSGIIVGLPVILGAITSTIPHEITASFPGILQPVISNGFVIGVIAVILMEHLIYSKKGDKN encoded by the coding sequence ATGGACTTTATATACGGACCGGAAGAAAAGCCTCCTCTTGGATACTCTCTGTCATCAGGAATGCAATGGGCAGCAGTGTTGATATCATATGTGATTATTCTTGGTGTCGTTGTCTCCACACTTCACTACTCAACTCCTTCTGAGGAGGTATATTATATTCAGAAGCTTCTTTTGGTAACAGCCTTTGCAGTTGTTCTTCAGGTCATTGCCGGACACAGGCTTCCGGTAATTTTCGGGCCTGCTACTGTTCTTTTAATTGGTATTCTTTCTTCCCAGGCTTTTTCAACCGATGCCATATATTCCTCAATCCTTATTGGCGGAATTCTGGGTGTAATTGCCGGTTCAACCGGTCTTTTAATCCACATAAGCAGACTTTTTACAGAAAGGGTAGTCACTGTCGTTTTGCTTCTTGTGGTATTTACAATGATACCGACCATAACGGACCTGTTAACAGGTGTGAATTCCGGTACTGGTGCAGGGCCTCTTGAATCCTTTATTTTTTCATTGATTCTGATAATGAGCATATTTGCTGCAAACAGATTTTTAAAGGGTTTTTTCCAGACAACTTTGCTCCTCTGGGTGATTGTTTTTGGAACAATAATATATGCACTCATTTTTCCATTTGAGTTCACTCTTGTCTCAGGACTGCCTGATACGGGTATTCTGACAGGTTTTACAAAAGCAATCGTTATTGAGCCCGGTGTTTTGATATCCTTTATAATATGCTACTTCGCTCTGCTGATTAACGATATAGGGTCTATAAAAGGAATCGGTGAAGTTCTCGGCGATACAAATATGGAGGGACGGTTCAGGAGAGGGGTCGTTGCAACCGGTGTTGTAAACATTATTTCAGGTATTTCAGGAGTGATCGGGGGGGTTAATTATTCAACAAGTGCCGGTATTATTTTAGACAGCAAATGTGCTTCAAAATGGACACTAATTCCAGCTGCCGGATTTCTTGTAGTCGCCGGACTTGTCCCGCAAATAACTTCACTGATGGCCCAGATACCCACTCCTGTCATCGGGTGTCTTTTGATTTATGTTATGGCTGCCATGTTTTCAGCTTCAATGCATGTATTTTTCAAAAGTGAAAATAAACCGGTTTTTGACTTTGATTCAGGGATTATTGTAGGTCTTCCGGTAATACTCGGTGCAATCACATCGACAATACCACATGAAATAACGGCTTCTTTCCCAGGAATACTTCAGCCTGTAATATCAAACGGTTTTGTAATCGGTGTTATTGCAGTTATTCTTATGGAACATCTGATATACAGCAAAAAAGGAGATAAAAATTAA
- the aroE gene encoding shikimate dehydrogenase: protein MVLTGFRGAGKTAVGKMLSEALEVPFIDTDSEIEERTGRKIPAIFEESGEEAFREIESRVIASLPKSDLVVATGGGAVLFDENVRNMKENSIVVFLDVSADVSYERTCRGNRPPLTNKDPKDEIEFLISKRRPAYIRSSDFCTDASGSPAEVSGRVLEIVRPGEEKAVSRAQAAEKIVSSGGGIPDYYVCSASGFLLENPNGILCAIAGNPCLHSKSPVIYNSLFEKCGICGHYTYLWKDNADDVIKAINSLGMRGVSVTIPFKEDVLPNLDYVDGHAESIGAVNTIVSSCGGLYGYNTDWLGVKRPLENMGDFGKKAVVLGTGGASRACIYALISLGMEVYVLGRDASKARALSENFGCLYGSFDDFDSICPDVLVNATPVGMEEFKGTIIKKEQLKEDMIVFDLVYTPAETELLVNAGSLGCRTIAGTEMFVYQAVEQFYLITGVRVDADLVRELVL, encoded by the coding sequence GTGGTTTTAACAGGATTTCGGGGTGCGGGAAAGACGGCGGTCGGGAAGATGCTTTCCGAAGCACTGGAAGTTCCGTTTATCGATACCGATTCCGAGATAGAGGAGAGGACGGGGAGAAAAATCCCTGCCATCTTTGAAGAGAGTGGAGAGGAGGCATTCAGGGAGATAGAAAGCCGGGTGATAGCCTCCCTTCCAAAGAGCGATCTGGTTGTCGCAACAGGCGGAGGTGCGGTTCTTTTTGATGAAAATGTCCGAAATATGAAGGAAAATTCAATTGTTGTATTTCTTGACGTTTCTGCCGATGTATCCTATGAGCGAACCTGCAGGGGCAACCGCCCTCCCCTGACCAATAAAGATCCAAAAGATGAGATTGAATTTTTAATATCAAAAAGAAGGCCGGCATACATTAGATCGTCTGATTTCTGCACTGATGCATCAGGCAGTCCGGCGGAAGTCTCCGGAAGAGTTCTTGAAATTGTCCGTCCGGGTGAGGAGAAGGCGGTTTCAAGGGCACAGGCTGCGGAAAAGATTGTATCCTCCGGCGGAGGCATTCCTGACTATTATGTATGTTCGGCATCGGGCTTTCTGCTTGAAAACCCGAACGGAATTTTATGTGCAATTGCCGGAAATCCCTGCCTTCACAGCAAGAGTCCGGTTATTTACAACAGTCTTTTTGAAAAGTGCGGTATCTGCGGGCATTACACATATCTCTGGAAGGATAATGCGGATGATGTGATAAAAGCGATAAATTCGCTTGGTATGAGAGGAGTTTCTGTGACAATTCCATTTAAGGAGGATGTCCTTCCTAATCTTGACTATGTGGATGGCCATGCAGAATCAATAGGTGCGGTGAACACTATTGTCAGTTCATGCGGCGGCCTTTACGGATACAACACCGACTGGCTTGGCGTTAAAAGACCTCTTGAGAATATGGGTGATTTTGGGAAAAAGGCTGTTGTGCTTGGCACGGGGGGGGCTTCAAGGGCCTGTATCTACGCACTAATTTCACTTGGGATGGAGGTTTATGTCCTTGGCAGAGATGCATCAAAGGCCAGGGCCCTTTCAGAGAATTTTGGCTGCCTTTATGGCTCATTTGATGATTTCGATTCGATATGTCCGGATGTTTTGGTAAATGCAACTCCTGTGGGGATGGAGGAGTTTAAAGGAACGATTATTAAAAAAGAGCAGCTGAAAGAGGATATGATTGTGTTTGACCTGGTTTACACACCTGCTGAGACCGAACTTTTAGTTAATGCAGGGTCTCTGGGCTGCCGGACTATTGCGGGAACAGAGATGTTTGTCTATCAGGCAGTGGAGCAGTTTTACCTTATAACAGGAGTAAGGGTTGATGCGGATTTGGTAAGGGAGCTGGTTTTGTGA
- a CDS encoding prephenate dehydratase, with translation MVIAALGPEGTFSYEMAEKIRKRGEDILLFPTISSVFAAVEKSDARGIVPVENSEAGGVGETMDGLLLSECLIVAEYLMPVRHHLASMHRAEKITVIYAHPQSHAQCSRYIESLGVPVIHTSSNSKSAKEAAAVVGGAAITTESAAKIYSLPVLIRNIQNSPDNTTRFVEIIKKPDSQKTAGEGVSVTGRLIRRSEKCSLIVDPMENRPGLLYDILGIFAKYKLNLTKIESRPSKRGIGNYIFFIDCETDAGYGEVLSELKDISLIKELGCYQKAEV, from the coding sequence ATGGTAATAGCAGCTCTGGGTCCGGAGGGGACTTTCAGTTATGAAATGGCGGAAAAGATCAGGAAGAGAGGGGAGGATATTCTTTTGTTCCCTACCATCAGCTCTGTTTTTGCCGCTGTTGAAAAATCGGATGCAAGGGGAATTGTTCCGGTTGAAAACAGCGAGGCAGGCGGTGTCGGTGAGACAATGGACGGTCTTTTACTCTCAGAATGCCTGATTGTTGCCGAGTATTTAATGCCGGTCAGGCATCATCTGGCATCCATGCACCGGGCAGAAAAGATAACTGTAATATATGCACATCCGCAGTCCCATGCACAGTGCAGCAGGTACATTGAATCACTGGGTGTTCCCGTGATACACACAAGCAGCAACTCAAAAAGTGCAAAGGAAGCGGCAGCGGTTGTCGGTGGTGCAGCGATTACAACTGAATCAGCAGCAAAAATATACAGTCTGCCGGTTTTGATCAGGAACATCCAGAACTCCCCTGACAATACGACAAGATTTGTTGAGATTATAAAAAAACCGGACTCTCAAAAAACCGCAGGAGAAGGAGTATCTGTCACAGGCAGGTTGATCCGAAGATCAGAGAAATGTAGTTTAATTGTTGATCCTATGGAAAATCGCCCCGGTCTTTTATATGATATTCTTGGAATTTTTGCAAAATACAAACTGAATCTTACAAAAATCGAGTCAAGGCCGTCAAAGAGGGGTATCGGGAACTATATATTTTTCATAGACTGCGAAACTGATGCCGGATATGGGGAGGTTTTATCAGAGTTAAAGGATATTTCTCTGATAAAAGAGCTTGGATGTTATCAAAAAGCGGAGGTATGA
- a CDS encoding prephenate dehydrogenase/arogenate dehydrogenase family protein, which yields MPYPRAYWKSSLMSDVLVVGIIGGFGGMGRLFAGVFERAGHKVLISGRNTCPSNSDLAGVCDVVIVSVPIHETVKVIEEIAPLMNSDQILCDFTSVKLEPVKAMLKSEAKVIGLHPMFGPSVSGIKGQTIVATPVRCDRKSEEMLYQIFRNEGADVCIMTPEEHDRITGIVQGLVHFATLSVADTIRNSGISPEAILPVMSPVYRIEMGLIGRILGQDAALYGDILQMNPASETVIENFCKSAGKLKDIVKSKDRKLFESFFNENEKAFHDYIPQATKDTDTVIEALVK from the coding sequence ATGCCGTATCCGAGAGCATACTGGAAAAGTAGTCTTATGTCTGATGTACTGGTTGTAGGAATAATCGGGGGTTTTGGCGGGATGGGCCGTCTGTTTGCCGGAGTATTTGAGCGTGCCGGACATAAGGTTCTGATATCCGGCAGAAATACCTGCCCCTCAAACAGTGATCTTGCAGGGGTATGTGACGTGGTGATAGTTTCAGTCCCCATTCATGAAACCGTGAAGGTGATTGAGGAGATCGCACCCCTGATGAACAGTGATCAGATCCTCTGCGATTTCACTTCTGTAAAGTTGGAACCTGTAAAGGCAATGCTCAAATCAGAAGCGAAAGTCATTGGTCTTCATCCGATGTTCGGACCCTCTGTCTCCGGGATTAAGGGACAGACCATAGTTGCCACTCCTGTAAGATGTGACCGGAAATCAGAGGAGATGCTTTATCAGATCTTCAGAAATGAGGGTGCGGATGTCTGTATAATGACTCCTGAGGAGCATGACAGGATAACAGGAATTGTACAGGGTCTTGTCCATTTTGCCACACTTTCTGTTGCAGACACTATCAGAAACAGCGGTATTTCCCCTGAAGCGATACTTCCGGTAATGAGTCCTGTATACAGGATTGAGATGGGGCTTATAGGGAGAATTCTGGGTCAGGATGCAGCCCTTTATGGGGACATTCTCCAGATGAATCCTGCATCCGAAACCGTAATAGAAAACTTCTGCAAATCCGCCGGAAAACTAAAGGATATAGTTAAATCAAAGGACAGAAAGCTTTTTGAATCTTTTTTTAATGAGAACGAAAAGGCGTTTCATGACTATATCCCGCAGGCCACAAAGGATACCGATACTGTAATTGAGGCTCTGGTGAAGTAA
- a CDS encoding chorismate synthase: MNTFGRYFRCTSFGESHGKALGVVIDGCPPGIELSESDLMPFIERRRPGKSALSTPRIESDIPEILSGVFEGRTTGMPVAVLVYNRGHISGDYDSLKDLFRPGHADFTYQHRYGRRDFRGGGRSSGRETVSRVLAGGVAMKFLEKYGIFVSAEIIEIHGERDPVRFEDEILSAKAAGDSVGGIVEIRASGCPVGLGSPVFGKLDSEIASAMMSVGSVKGVEIGDGFEASKKFGSENNDEMDSSGFLSNHAGGILGGISTGEDIVVRIAVKPTPSVEKEQKTVDTAGDERVISVGGRHDPCIVPRVVVVAECMLALVLADALIGSRCLMRDCE, from the coding sequence GTGAATACTTTTGGAAGATATTTCAGGTGCACTTCGTTTGGTGAGAGTCACGGAAAGGCACTTGGTGTTGTTATAGACGGGTGTCCTCCCGGTATTGAACTTTCAGAGTCAGATCTGATGCCTTTTATTGAGAGGAGAAGGCCGGGGAAGAGTGCTCTTTCAACGCCGCGGATTGAAAGTGATATTCCTGAGATTTTATCAGGAGTGTTTGAAGGCAGGACAACCGGAATGCCGGTTGCTGTTTTGGTTTATAACAGGGGGCACATAAGCGGGGATTACGATTCCCTGAAGGATTTATTCCGGCCCGGACATGCTGATTTTACTTATCAGCACAGATACGGACGGCGTGATTTCAGGGGGGGAGGCAGGAGTTCGGGCAGGGAGACAGTTTCGAGGGTCCTTGCAGGAGGGGTTGCCATGAAATTTCTCGAAAAGTACGGGATCTTTGTTTCGGCTGAAATTATTGAGATTCACGGAGAAAGGGATCCGGTGAGGTTTGAGGATGAGATTCTTTCTGCAAAGGCAGCGGGGGATTCAGTCGGGGGAATTGTTGAAATCCGTGCCTCCGGCTGTCCCGTTGGTCTTGGAAGTCCGGTTTTTGGGAAACTTGATTCTGAGATTGCGTCTGCAATGATGTCTGTCGGATCTGTTAAGGGAGTTGAGATTGGGGACGGTTTTGAGGCATCGAAGAAGTTTGGAAGTGAAAACAATGACGAAATGGACAGTTCGGGATTTTTAAGCAACCATGCCGGTGGAATACTCGGTGGAATATCGACAGGTGAGGATATTGTTGTGAGAATTGCTGTAAAACCGACTCCTTCGGTTGAAAAAGAGCAGAAAACTGTTGATACTGCCGGTGATGAGAGAGTAATTTCAGTAGGCGGCAGGCATGACCCCTGTATTGTGCCGAGGGTTGTTGTTGTTGCGGAGTGTATGCTTGCGCTTGTTCTTGCAGATGCGCTGATTGGATCGCGGTGTCTGATGCGTGATTGTGAGTAA